In Cheilinus undulatus linkage group 3, ASM1832078v1, whole genome shotgun sequence, the genomic window TCTCATTTCAAGATAAAAATTGCTGGCCTCCAATCtccaaaatcaacacttttcagggaactaaaactgtattttacaaataatttaacactgaatttaACACtttgttaaaacccactgacagatgtaaagtgTGACCAACAGCACtgaattatgaaaataaataaaatcatggaaaatgGAGATACGAGATTTTGGCTTAATGCCAGCGAAATTCAATTTTCTGTACTGACAgctactgtgtttttactaCAATCCTGGCattattatttgcatttttaatccTGACAAAGGTTGTTATCTGGGCTTGTAGGTAAACATGACTTCTGTTGACTGTAATTAGGTATTTTTGACTAGATATTAGAGAAATACACTTGCTAAGGTGAAAGTTTTACCAGTTATAATTTTCAACACAAATCACCTGAGCCACGGCGGGGTCCAGGTTGTTCATGATCATAAGCATGATGGAAGCAGCCTGACGTGAGCGGCATGGATACTCATCTATGGGGTAAGCTCTgaggaaatacaaaaaaagaaaaaaacataaaaggaaGACAGTGAACCATGCAGATTTAACTGCAGGACAACACGTGGACTCATTATCTACTTTAAATTTATTCAGTTTTGTGatgaaacttttaaaacatttatctgAACATACAAAGTATTGTTCAACATTAGAAACTCAAAGCTATTTGCCATACCCAACCAGGTAACTGTAGTAGCAATACCccacaacatttctttatctcAAATTGTATCAGTAACAGTAAGATTGTGCTATTTTCCCTCTGAAAAGTGCAAACTTGTATAAAAATCCTGGCATTCACAGTGCATTCAgacagtattcagaccccctttacttCTTTCAATTTtgctatgttgcagcctgatgcttcagtcgaaaaaaaaccctgtaatatcacattgacataaatattcagactctaaaaacatttgaaattaagCTCATGTTCTCTTGATCTTagctgagatgtttctaaaccttaattggagtccacctgtggtaaattaatgGGAGGAAAGGGGAGGTGTCTGAGCTGtcacaacttttttgagatattttcATGACATAAAATTTTAAGTAGATGTATAATTTCCATGAATTATGAaatttcagcatctgatatgtaTTCTTTGTGCTATTTGTGATCGAACATGAGGTTTCAATGTTATAACattctgtttctatttacaTTTGTACAATATCCCTACTTTACTGaatttaaagcagtaaaatatcCTGTCACAACATATACGTTCATTTTAACTTCTGTACCAGATTTAATCGTTCACTagtgaaatattacattaatTCTAAGTCTTATGAAAACAAAAGCTCTGTTTGTTGGTCTCACCTCATACGCATTGCAGGGCAGAAGCGGTACATGTAGATATGACCGTACTGCCGCAGCTCTTGAGCAAATTCAGATGCAAGTGTCGCATGGTGTGAGGGGGGGAAATACCGCAGGGCATTTCTCAGTGCCAGCTAAAGGGATGAAGTAATAACAGCAGGTTAGTGACACACTGTGCTGTGTAAATTAAGGTTTATATAAAGCCATACGCAGACGAcaccattttttacacttctatCTAAAATAACAGTAGACCAGTCATTGTGTCTCTTTTATATGTTGAATGAGGTCTTTGCTCCAAGTCTGAGTCTGAATTTCAGGAACTTAGAGAATAATCGATTTTTTTCGAGCCTACAAGCCAACAAATGTGATGCAACAAGTCAGAGTACACAGTGTCATAATGACTGACAGTGTCTTTTCACATCTAACACAATTATGCAGCAGTTATGCAACTGTCTGGATAGCTAATCTATAGCTAAattcgcttttttttttttttggaatgaaaaaaattgttgttgtttatatttGGGTTTTCTCAataccagatttttaaactaGATGAAAAGTCTTGTAAAACCCAAATGATACTGATACCTGTTTGGACACAAATACCCATATTATTTGAGTCCAAAGGAGTCAGAGTCTAAAGGTTTGGATAATTACATGCTTTTAATTATCAGAAATTGCAGGCCGACTCCTGAAcatggtcaaaataaaaaaggaaaaggtttTGTGCAACATAGGTTGTGTTTAAGTGGTTACTTGCAATTTTGAATGGATTGATTCCTCTGGAGTCGTATCTATAAAATAGATGTAGTTTGTTAAAGCCTCTGTACTGTCAGTCATTATACTAATGAAGATTGTACCACTTTAAAGTGTGCTATTAAAATGTATCTACATAGCAAACATTGTGCAACTTTAGTTCACTTTCATGTAAGTACAAATGTTAGACCTGCAGTTATGTCCATTATTTTCCTGcacttttaaaagtattttattcaAATGAACAGTTTCACACTGTAATAGGGATACTAATAGACAAAAACCCCGAGAGCCAATTGTGatacaaaatttaaatttacagAAAATTTGTATTCACTCACCCGCTCCTCCTCTGCTGTAAGATTGGGCGTCCTGATGGGTGCATGCGGCACACTGGGGTCCCTTCCCCGATTAGAAGGCAGAGGGTCTAGGGGGAGACCACTGCAAATCTCCTTTAAAGAAGACATCCTGTTGAGTCCTTTCTGCTACACACTGGAGCTGAAACCTGGAGACAAAGATGAAACAGGAGACAGCTCCCACCCTCACTGATCCTTCTCTACTGACAGAGAGAGACTGTGCATGAAGATCTGAGGGCGATCACTCCTCAGCTCAGCGTCTCATTGGTTTTTTGgttctttttgccctttataGTCCACCAATGGcatggcagagagagagatgggtgTTTGGTAATTATTGATCATTTAGAGAGTTTGAAGTGGCACATGCTTCAGTGGACAAACACAGGGACTGACCTCTGACCCCTGATGCTCAGACATGTAActtaaaagttaaacaaaagtGCACGCCAGAACCTTTGAACAGGTCAACAAATATTATGCAGAAGCATGTTGTTTCCCTGTTTTATTTAACTAGCAAAATACAAAGGATTATCACCACCATCACCCCCACGATCCATTCACCTTCTCAGTTTTCAGATCTTAattaaaaatgctaatttaCAACTGTAGTGTAAAAAACGCCTTCTGATGTGTCTTTATGTTTATACAGATATCATCAAATAAGCAAATGTATAATTAATGTGAccaaagtcataaaaatgttatcactttgttttgttttgtaaaatgtttaaaattctgaatttgcTCTTAGAACTGTATCTGATCTTTTAAACATTAGCAGTACCATAGGTGTCAAAGAAAAAACTCCTGCCATGCTTGATTATCCAAtgactgtttgtgtttctgtgattACATATAACAGCTCCCTTGCTGTGGTATATCAAATATACTTTACCGAAGATAAAATACCTGGGAAATTACTTTGAAGCAagatttattagtttaaaataaCTAAGTGGTGGATTATCATcaataaattgattaaaataataattcggaaaaatactgaaaatcatGACTTCATACGTATTTCTTTGCTATGGTTGTCTGTGCTATCTTatgattgcatgatgtgtaaTATTTACTACATGACACTGGCCACTGGCCAagaccttgtatctccatttttcataaatcagtgctactgGTCACcctacatctgtcagtgggttttaactgAGTTTatagcaataaaaagtgtcaaaaaccaTCAGATTGATTGAAAAacacagggttttttttcattccctgaaaagtggtgattttggagatatgaggttttggaCCAACGCCAGTGATATCTTATTTATAGACAGGATCAACCAATAAAAGTGCCTAACAAAGACTGAAGAGTTGCAGTATTTATTATAAAACTTTAATCAATTCTCACTTTAGGTCAGTTCACCAGTCCTGTGATGCAAATGAATGGATCCTCACAGGTCAGCTGAggtaaatctgtaaaaagtCTGGTAATAAGTTAGCAGGAGAAATAACGTCACAAAGGGCAGAAGGTACTATGGACACACATTGTTTGGGATCCTACATAAACAAGATACAGGGTTGAACTTTCTGCACATTCTTCACAAATCTGAGAATTTGATGTTTAATTGGCAATGTAGTCAAAATAAACTCAGAgtttaataaaaaagataaacataTTAGGTGTGTAAAATGCCCTTATTGAACATTATCATACTATTACACAGACACAAtagttttgttgtaaaaataaatgagcattaactgaaaatgttttcatggtcaaTCCCCAGGTGAAAACGTCACAAACTTTACACAACTCAGTGTGTAGCAAAAGCTTTTTGCCCAGATTGGAAGGCAGTATTGAATTTAAACTCTCCAGaggcatttatttgttttgatcaCATTATATTAGTTTTACAGCATAATCTATAAAATCTTATTCACTACAGATGGATTAAAGTCCAGCTAAAATCAAGTGCCATCTTTGTATCTTGTACAACACAGAGGACTTACCACATTAATTGCCATGTACCTTTAAGAACAATTTCAATTCaacatttagtttaattttatcTTTAGTTCATGATTGCAATGAAATAATGTAGCTTTTTTTAGAGAACAACAATGTTAACTTTCCTGCTTATTGCTTTCAGAAACATTACCTAAAATCTTGTCTACACCCAATCTCATTGATTAGTCGACCAAATAAACAAAGAGGTGAAGTgcacaattaaaaacatgtctTCTTTGTCTGAGTCCTCTGCAGACAACATGGGGAGcgaaatgaacacattttacaaatatttcTTCAAATAAATAATACACACTGACAgttaatttgtaaaaaaaaaaaaataagtcttGGTTATTCACTGTATCAACAAATGATGAAATTAAATTTCAATTGGACTTCAAACCTTGTTGCTAACATTGCCGACAGAGCCTACTATTAGCTTTCTACTGCGTCGTCTGTGTTGGACTGTGTGGTGGTGGAGTCTTTTTCAGTGTCCGGTGCAGAGTTTGCATCTGATGTTTCAGCGGGTACAGAGTCTTGTGATGTCTCAAGTGTTTCTGATGAGTTCTCTTTCGGCTCCTTCTCATCTTCCTGTGGGTAGAGCTCTGGGTAACGTtgcatgcactcctgcatagaCCTGAACTGTTCCAAACAATCAGAGCCCTTCACCTCCTCCTTACTGTagtgaaaacaagaaaaggcGTCCTTAAATTCTGTCCCACAGGGACCACTGGCCATCCCACCCAAGCAGGGGCAATTCCAATTTATTTCCCCACTTGGGAGAATCAAACCTGGGATagaaataagatttaaaaaatcatatgCATCAGT contains:
- the chchd4b gene encoding coiled-coil-helix-coiled-coil-helix domain containing 4b — protein: MSSIRQEGKDRIIFVTKEDHATPSSAELVEEDPNDPYEERGLILPSGEINWNCPCLGGMASGPCGTEFKDAFSCFHYSKEEVKGSDCLEQFRSMQECMQRYPELYPQEDEKEPKENSSETLETSQDSVPAETSDANSAPDTEKDSTTTQSNTDDAVES